The following is a genomic window from Chloroflexota bacterium.
AGCAACGATAACGGTGATTTTGGCACGAATGTGATCGATTTCGGTCAATACCCTAATATGACCGGGTATGACTGGGATGCTTTTATCCGCTTCCCGAATGTATTGGTGCCGCGTGGCGCATCGATTGTCAGCGCCTATATCGATGGGTTTGCTTACGCCGAAACCGAGACGGTGCGGGTGTATATCAAAGCTAACGATGTGGCCAACGCAAGTGCGCCCACATCGAAAGCCGATCACGCATCAAAGGTGCGCACATCGGCATCGGTAACATGGGAAATCACAGCCGCATGGTCCAACGGGCAGGCCGTGCAGACGCCGGAGATTGCATCTGTGTTGCAAGGCATATTTGACAAACCCACCTGGGTAGCTGGCAATGCGCTGATGGTAATGATTGACGAATATAACAGCTACGATGACATCCGTGCGCTGTATGTTTATGCCACCAACCCGGCATACGCGCCGGTGCTGACGATTGAATATCGCATTGCCAGCCCATTTATGATGATATTGCGGAGTAGGATATGACAGACTATATACCCACTAAAGTTAATATTACTTACCAGCGCGGGGATGGCGGGCATAGCAGCCGCACCATCCCGTTTACGCATCCCTTTGCGGCTGTGGATATTACCGAGGCACGTTTGTACATCCGCAACCGGGTGGATGGCACGCTGTATGTGCAGATCAAGCTCTCCACACACCCCACGCAATGGGATTTGGGCACCGATTATACGGGCGATGTAACCCCTGCACCGGATGATACGGGCGCGCTCTCGGAAGCCGATTATCGCTATGAAATTGAAGTCAAAACAGCCACGGCAACGGTCACGGCGCAGGAGGGCATCTGGTTTAGTCGCGGCGATATTGCCACTGATCTGGCGCTGGATGACCCGCCAACGAATGGGTATCATGTTTCGGCGGATCAGCTTGATGCGATGGATAGCGCTAACTCGCCTACGGGGGCGAATCCGTTTGCGACGATGAATGATGTGGCGGGGGCGGATGCGATACTGGATACGGTTGATCCTACGGTCAACGATGATGCCAACGATGGCTATTTGGTGGGGGCGCATTGGGTGAATACGGTTAGCGGGGATGCGTTTGTTTGCACCGATAATAGCGTGGGCGCGGCGGTGTGGGATCAGGTGAACGGCGCAGCGGGTGGGACGGTGGACGTTGTTTCTAATGTGGCTCAAGATCGGCTATTGGGGCGCATTTCTGCTGGATCAGGCGATTCGGAGGAACTCACTGCGACACAGGCTAGAACACTGCTCAATGTTGAGGATGGAGCTGATGTAACCGATGGTACTAACGTGGCCGCGGCTGGGGCGGCGATATCGGGCGGGGCGCATCACGATGGATTTTCCGATTTTGTTGCAGATGAGCACTCACCAAGCGCGTCGGCCGGTGAAACTACAACCGGGACGGCTGCAAACAGGCATATAACGCCAGGCGGATTAGCGGGCAGCGATTACGGCAAACGGATAATCGAGATCATGCACACCCAATCAGATACAGCCGTTTCTATTGGCGACGGGACTATTGGCATAGGGATCACCGCGGAGTTGAACGGTTGGAATATCGTTGATTGCTATGCGTTTGTGCATACGCAGGGCGTAACCGGAACGACAGATATACAATTACGGCGACGGCGATCTGGCTCAGATGTAGATGTAATGAGCACAAAAGTCACTATCGGCGCAGAATATTACGCCAATGACGGTGTAATCAATACGGCTAACGACGACCTTGCAACAGGCGACCAGTTATATGTTGACGTTGATGCTGTACACAGCGGCACAGCTCCCAATGGATTAACTGTTGCAATCGTTGCGCAATTACCATAGGATTTTATAACACATGAGTAGCTGGACGGATGACTTTTTGGCAAAAAGCGATGATTCGAGACGTCAAATTGTGCGGCGGGCGCGGCATGGTTTGCATTTCGATTTGGGTCGCGGGCGTGTGAGGGCGCATTTTACCGGCGCCCCTTGTCATTATCGCGATTCCGATGGTCTGTGGAAACCTATATCGACCAGATTGCAATTAGATAGCAGCACAGGTAAATACGGCGCTCCCGGAATTGCAACACGTTTTGATTTGGACGGCACGATTATGGCGCTGCGGCATAGCCAGCGAAATACACGGATTGGGATATATAGGCCACGTCAAGAAAAATTTACGCCTCTGATTGTATTACCGAGTGGGGTTGTAGCGAATAATACGATGATTCGCGAAACACGGTTATTTAGCGAGCACACTTTTCTAAAAGAAGATGGCATAAAGCAAAATATTGTTGTCAATTCTGTTCCGGCGGGTTTCGGGCAGGCTATATCCGGTGATATTTTATGTGTCGAGACGTTGATTGATTATGATCTTCCTGATGGTCTTGTTTCAGAATTACCGCGCTTTGCAGAGTATGTGTTTCCGGAGCCACACAGCTATGACGATAGCGGGCGTCGTCTAAAGACATTACGTTATGCAAAAAAAGTGGGCGTATCTCAGTATATTTACACTGGTGTATTGGTTATTGATATTGAGTTGGCGAAATTCCCGCTAACCATTGACCCTGATTTTAGCGGTGATACGGCAGATGGGTATATCGAGGGCATAAGTTCTAGTTGGTCTACGGCAAGAGGCACGGCTAGTTCGCATGGTACATCCGATGCGGCGAACGGCGTAGGAGCGTATTCGTACTCGACTACATTTCACATTCTTCGTCAATTCTGTAAATTTGATACATCATCTATTCCAGATGGAGATACAATTACCCAGGTCAACCTAAAATTGACGTGCGAAGCAGTACAAGTAACAGGTAATAATTTAGATGTGCAGATTGTGAAACAAGATTGGTCAAGTCAAGACCCAATAGCGTCTGGTAATAGAGAAGCGGCGTATGATAATTGTCTGTCTGGGACATTAGATGATGCAATTTGGCAGAACACATCTGGATTAGTAGCCGGAACGCAGTATGTAAGCGGCAATCTCAATACGGGGTGGGTTAGCAAAACGGGGAATACCTATTACAGTTTGAGATCAAGTCTTGATTATGACAATGATCCCCCGCCCGCATCACCAAACACGTTTGAATTTATGACGATACGATCATCGGATCATGCAACGCCGGGGGATCGCCCAATACTTACGGTTGAGTATGGCACTGGCTTTGTTCAGCAAGTGGTGATGTTTTAGGATAAAACCTGAAAGTGGTGTTCCGATATTATGCCCTTAGACGACTTTGACCGCCACGTAATCGCACCTGTTATGGGTTGCGTTTGCTCCTTAGAGAAAGCATGAAACTGTGCCTATAGACAAGGGCCCCCACGGGCGCATGGCCCATAGGCACAGTTTTTATATCAGCGTTTTTTTTTAGTTCGGGGGGCGGGTAGTAGTAGTGGATTTCGGCAAGGATTGTTTTGTCGTCCCGGTCTGCGGTGATGGTTTGGAGCAAACTAAGCAACTCGTTAATCTCTTCAAGCAGGGGGTTCATTTCGCGCGGTGGTGGCATAATGCCTGCGGCGCGTAATATCGATTCTTCCGGGCGGCGCAAAGCATGGGCGATAGCACGTAATATGCGGGGGTCTGGAGTATTTACCTTGCCAGCTTCATAATTGCTGATTGATTAAATCGTTGCCAATCTGTAAATACTTATTGACAACGGGTTTATATTTGTGTATACTTTGTCCACGTTCATAAACGATACGTTAATGCAGGTGACGAGCCATCAAATATGAAGAATATTTCAACGATCACAACCAAGTATAGAGAAGAGCAGGAACTTACTCAGGAGCAATTCGGGGAAGTGTTGTTTGAGCACGTTCCAGGAATGAGCGCGAAATCGAGACAGAATATATCGGCATGGGAAAAAGGAAACCAGCAACCACTGTATCAGGATGTGGTGCTGGTTTTGTTGTATCACCGAGATTGGCGTTTTGATTGGGCGCACGAAGTCTTGGCTGTGTTGAAGCCGCATATATGGGCGTTAGATGAGCCAGTTTATTTACCCGAGTAAGAGCAATCAGGCCGGACTTGTGAGGAGGACGGTGGTGAGCATGGTGTATGGAAGTCGAATTGGTCATCGTCTACGTGCCGCTGGAAACGGCGGCTCAAATTGCAGCCTGCCGCCAGGGAAGATTGTGTTATGAAACGCCGCTTTCGTGGACGATCAATAAATATCAATGTTAAACCGCCACATAAAACCATTGTTATTAAGCCAGACGCGGCCAGTCTGTTTAATACCGCGCTGATTCTGGAGGCGCAGAGCGATAACCCGCGACCGATGCGAGAAGTCTTTGATGATTTATTTGGCGAACATTTAGTTCGGCAGAACGCATAGTTGCGCTCTCAGCGCACGTAATACTTACAACCATCACAACCCCGCCGCATGGATAGGCGTCTGCATGGCGGGGTTGCGGTCAACATCAGCACACGTAGCTCAATTGGTAGAGCAGGCCCTTCGTAAGGGCCAGGCCGCAGGTTCGAAGCCTGCCGTGTGCTCTCTGCGGAGGAGGAGTCGGATGGGACCGACTCGCCGCAGTAACTAACGAGCGGAAGCCGAACGGACGGCGGTTAAATAGGAGCTTGCAACAAAAAGGAGAAACCTGGGACTGCTTTACTCCTGTGCTGAAGGTCCCTGCGGGTTCGAATCCCGCCCGCTCAATTACAAGCATAGCATAGTCAGGAGACGACCAGTGAATTTGGGACAGTTTTTGAATGGATTTGTAAAAGATTCGCAGACGTTTTGGACTGCCGCAATAGGCTCGGTGGTGTTCCTGTGTATTTTTGGCTATTTTTACAACAAATTGAGGGTGAATAATGGACTGGCAAAACGAATTCCGTAATTATCTCGAAACTGAGGGTATGGCGCCCAACAGCATCAGCGCTTATAGCAGCGACATGAACATCTACGCCGATTGGTTCCTGACCACCAACGAGCGCCAATTCGATCCGCACTCACTGGTGGGCGCCGATGTGCGCGAATACAGGCGCTATTGTATCGAGCAGGCGCGTGTCAAGGCCAGCACCTGGAACCGTCGCCGGGCATCTATGGCCGCATTTGCAATATGGTCCCGAGCGCAGAATTACATTATGGGGGATCCGCTGCATGGCGTCCCTGAGCAAGATCAGCGCACCCTGCCGCCCTATTGGCTCAAGCCCAAAGAGTTTCGGGCATTCCGGCGACAGATGGAAATCAACGTCAACCGTGCCCGTCTGGGCACAGCCGAGCGCAAAGCGGCAGTCCGCGATTGGGCAGCCTTCTCGTTGATGCTCTATGCCGGGTTGCGGGTGAGTGAAGTTGTGAACATGCGCCGCGAATATCTACTGCTGCGCGAACGTAGTGGTAGCGTCGAAATACGAAACAGCAAGCGCAACACCGATGCGATCTTGCCGCTGAATTTCGAAGCGCGTGCAGCCGTCAGTGCGTGGCTGTCCATAGCGCCGGATGGTGAGCTTATATTCGATGTGACCGCTCGCACCATGCAGCGGCGCATCAAGGAGTTGGCAGTCGATGCGCGTATCGAGAACTGTGACGACATCACGCCGCATTGGTTGCGTCATACGTTCGTGCGCAGGCTGGCCGTCAATGACGATGGCACAATCAACAACCCGCCGGGGTTTGTGCAGCACTTCGCACGGCATCAGCACCAGTCCACAACAGAGCGTTATTACCAAGCCAACTATGCCGACCTCGAGCGCATGGCCGAAGGGTTGTAGCCAGATGCACGCCGCCGCTGTATCAGTTAAGGCAGTAGCAGAGAGAATCGCAATGTTCACGTTTTCACGGCGCAGCGTGGCGTGGCTGGCTGTGTCCCAGAAAAGGCGGCTTGTGTGTCGAATAAGTATCCTTATGCGATATTTTGAGCGTGTGGCAGGCTGGTTTTACGCTCCCCTGGGGTGTGTAAGCGCCTGCGGGGATGTCGCATAAGGCATGGGTATACAGGGGGGTAGGGGGGGGTGTACCTTTCATCGGGGTTTTGGCCGACCCCGCGCTCAGGCCGCTGTGAATGCCGAGCATTTTTGAAGAAAACGTCTTTAGGAAAATATTGCACAAATTTTTACAGGAAAAGGTTCAGCTATGGAAAATGACTTCAACGAATTCATCGAGCGGGTAAAAGGCAAGGTTGACATCACGGATGTGGTAGAGAAATGCGGATTTTCTCTCAGGAAGGATGGCGGGGGGAATTACCGGGCCACATCGCCCAAGAGCCTGGTGATATGCCCGCAGCACAGCAACTATTTTCATTATGGCGATGAAGGTTCTAAGGGCTGGACTGGCGACCACATTACATTTGTGCAAACCTATGGGGATAGACCCGTCTTCATGGAAGCGTTGCGTTTTGTGGCTGATCTGGCTGGCGAAGCCATGCCTGAGTTTTCTAACCGCGGCGCTTCTCCTGCTGCTGTGGCTTTCAGGGAGCGGACTGAGTTGTGGGATATTGTTGGAAATTGGCTCGGAAAGCAGTTGTGGGCCAATGCTGCTGCTGTGGCGTATGCCCGCGGGCGGGGCTGGACGGATGAGACTATCCATAAGGCGCGGTTGGGGTTCACAGGGGCCACACCGGAACTGAAAGAAGATTTGCGGGGCGAGATGCGCATGTACGAACATGACCCGCTTGCTCCTGCTGCTGTGGCTGTTCTGGGGTTGGAAGCAATCCGTGGGGTAGATGGGATACGTGATTGGTGTAAAAAGTACGATGTCAATTTTGATGAACTGCCAGAGAGTGCAAAGAAAGGGCGCATTTGGGGGTTGCTGGATTTCCCCAGGTTGGTGTACCCACACGTAGAGCGGGGGCGGATTGTGTATTTCTCTGCCCGGAACTTAAAATGGGGAGGGGGTGCGGGGGAGGGGGTGCTGATTGCCGATAAGGACTATAAAAGCTGGAATTTACCCAAAGTGCTGGTGGGGGAGCGCCCGCGCTATTTTAACCATCTGTACCACCCCAGCGCTGATGAAGTTGTGATTGCCGAAGGACCTGCCGATGGGATTACCTGGGGGCAGTGGGGCGTGGCCTGTGAATGTTTGGTTAGCGCCGGGATGGGTGCAGATGTGGAAGAGCATTTGCAAAATGTCAAACGCGTGTTTGCGGGCACCGATAACGGTGAAACTGGCAGGAAGGCGATAGGGCGGATTGGGGATGGGATTGGCCCACTGGTGCGAGTGCTGACTTTTCCGGTAGATCAGGAAAATGGCGAAGACGCGAATGATTGGCTGCAGGATATGCTCAAATCGGAGCTGGTGCCAGCGTTGGAGCCAACGAAAAAAAATAACGAGAACGCATCTGTGAAGGCCCAGCGAGAACAGGCACGCAAATTGATGGATAATTCTGAGCCTTATGTACTGTATCTCACTCAGGGGCTGGAAAGTTTGTCGTTGCTACGCCAGGAGTATATATTGGGGAAGATTGTGAAGCTGTCGGAGCGCCTGGGGGAAGAATATGATTTTTATCGTAAGGATATTGGCGACGCGACCGGCAAGGGTGTGCAATGGCTGGATCGTCAAATAAAAAAAATACGCCAGAAAGAAGAACTAGAGCGCAAAGAGGAAGATGAAAAGGAATCGCTGGATATTGTTGAATTTATCGGGCAAAAAATACATGAGCAGCGCCCGGATGGCAGCGTAGGGACGTGGATGGTAGAGATTGTTTTTGACCGAGAGACCAATACACCGGGATTTGCGTACCGTGACCCGGATGGCGTAATTGGCGAAGCCAAAAGTCTGACGATTGGCAATGTTGAATATATACCCCCAATTGAAGCTATGGACCTTTACGCCGAAATGGAGCCAGAAGAATGTACGATTGTTGTGCCTGGTAAATTGGGCGAAGAAAAAGAAACAGTCGAATTAGTAGATGATATTTATAGCTTTTTGAAACGGTATTTCTTCTGGACAGATATGAAATGGTGCCGGTTGTCTGCATACTATGTATTGCTGACATGGGTTTATGACGCATTTTCGATTGTGCCCTATTTACGAGCGCTGGGCGACTACGGCAGCGGAAAGACCCAATTAATCTGGCGCATCGGGTATTTGTGCTATCGACTCATCAAAACGGGCGGAGCGACAACCGTATCCCCTATTTTTCGCATTTTGGACGAGTGGGGGGGGACGCTGTTTCTGGACGAAGTGGACACCAAAAATAAAGAGACATATAACGATTTTATGACGATTTTACTCACAGGCTTCCAGCGTGGCATTCCGGTGCTGCGCTCCAGTGAAGGGGGTGGCAAAAAGGGATATAAACAGGAAACTTTTAAAGTATATGGTCCAAAACTAATTTCGAGCCGCAAACGTTTTTTGGATAAAGCATTGGAAAGCCGCTGCCTGACACATGAAACTGTTAGCGTAGACGAAATTGAATTATCCGAATTCGGAATACCTTCTATTTTGCCGCCCGTGTTCTACGAAGAAGCCGAGGAGATTCGCAATCGGCTGCTGACATGGCGATTAAGAACATGGAAAAAACACATTTTCACCGACAAGGATTTTGTAAAAGGCGTCACGCTGCGTTTACAACAGGTAACGGCTGGGCTGATGAAGCTGGCCGATGATCCAAAAGTTAAAGCCGATGTGGAAGAATTGCTGCAAAACTTTATGAAATATGAAGTGGCTGAAAGAGCAATGACAACGGAAGCGCGCACGCTGGAAGCGATTATTGATATTAGCACCGACGAAAATTTGCGCAATGAATATAAAGAGCGCCAATGGATTGATTTGAGCGAAGGCTCTCCGAGAGTGATGAAACCCAACCACGAAGCTGCCATCTACGATGAAGATGGTTCTGTGATTGGGTTATATTTCGGATCTATTGTATGGCGTGCCAATATTTTGATGAATGAACAAATTGCGCTCGATGGCGGCAAAAGCGGTAATAGTCCCAAGAAAAACGATAATGAATTAAGCGGCAAAAAGATTGGGCATGTAGTACGCACGTTTGGTTTTGTGGTTGATGGCCGACATCGTACCTATGGCACATATATGCTGCTAAACAAAGATCGTTTGCACGGCCTGCGCTTGCGCTATGGCCTTTAGCGTGAAGATGCGCACATTAAACAGGGTGATGGCCCAAAATGAAAAAAAATTTTTATTTCGCTTATACCCCCAAACAAAGTGCGCATCTTCACGGGAGTGAATTGTTGATGAAATGTAACAATGTTTCACAATATACCCACAACTATTTGACAATAAAACCGCTATCTATGCGCAAATTATACGAGAATAACAGCGCACTTCACACGTTGTGTAGTTTCTTTATGTTTTTTTCCATAAATTTTAAATAGCCTGTGAAGATTGATTTCGTAAAGTGTGCATAATGTGCGCTCAAAGTGCGCAAAAACAAGGGAAAATAATGAAAAATATCGACAAAATGAACCGAAGATTGACCAAAATGGCAAATAATTATCTTTATACCGATATTGTGAAGGCTTTTGGCTCTATTGGTATCGAATTACCAGCAGAATCTCACAAAAAAGATGAATATTTTCAGCTCAATGATTCGCAGTTATCGCAAGTTGAGCAATATCTGGAAACCCAATGCCCAAAAAAATGAGTGTTGATGAGATGGGCGATGAAATTAACCGCCTGAAATTTGTGCTGCACTATTGGCGGGAGCTGGCCCGGCGGTTGCTGGATGCGCTGCGGGTGTATGCGGCGCATGAGAATTGGCGCACGGTGTATGACGATGGGGAGCAGGTGCGGCGGATGTGGGTGGGGCCGGGCGAAGGGCCTGCCCTGGCTGAGACGGCTGTGCAGGGTGCCGACCGGGATTTGGATGGTATTGAGTGATGAGTGGTATCAAAGCTCCTGAGGTTATGCGAACGGATGTGCTGTATTCGGCGGTGGGGGTAGCGGTGGCGTATGCTGTGCTGATGCCGTTGTTGGAGGCTGGCGTGGACGTGGTGCTGAATGAGCGCCTTTCGAACGGGATGTGCAACCTGGCGGTGATGCGGCGGGATGGGCCACTGAGCGCCGATAAGATTCGGCGGGAGCTGGGGATCGATGCCCAGCAGGTGACCGGGAAACTCAAAAATGGCGGTACGTTTATACATTTGTTCTGGAAAACGAGCGAAACGGAGTGATGACGATGGAGATTGGGATGCTGTGGTTTGATAACGACCAGCAACGCCCGCTGGTGGATAAAGTGAAACGGGCGGGGGTGTATTATGCCCGGAAGTACGGGGCCACGCCGACGGTGTGTTTTGTGCATCCCGGTATGCTGGCGGATGCTGTAAAGGCTGTGGACGGGATGGCGCTGCGCGCCAGTCAGACGTTATTGCCGAATCATTTTTGGATTGGAGTGAGCGATGGTAGCTAATCGAAATGGGAATGGTCTCTCGTTGTTTCGGGCACGGATTAAGCCGGGCGGGGTGCGCTCGGATG
Proteins encoded in this region:
- a CDS encoding helix-turn-helix transcriptional regulator translates to MKNISTITTKYREEQELTQEQFGEVLFEHVPGMSAKSRQNISAWEKGNQQPLYQDVVLVLLYHRDWRFDWAHEVLAVLKPHIWALDEPVYLPE
- a CDS encoding tyrosine-type recombinase/integrase, translated to MDWQNEFRNYLETEGMAPNSISAYSSDMNIYADWFLTTNERQFDPHSLVGADVREYRRYCIEQARVKASTWNRRRASMAAFAIWSRAQNYIMGDPLHGVPEQDQRTLPPYWLKPKEFRAFRRQMEINVNRARLGTAERKAAVRDWAAFSLMLYAGLRVSEVVNMRREYLLLRERSGSVEIRNSKRNTDAILPLNFEARAAVSAWLSIAPDGELIFDVTARTMQRRIKELAVDARIENCDDITPHWLRHTFVRRLAVNDDGTINNPPGFVQHFARHQHQSTTERYYQANYADLERMAEGL